One region of Cyanobium sp. M30B3 genomic DNA includes:
- a CDS encoding FAD-dependent monooxygenase, translating to MLESPEHWEAVVVGAGPAGALAALQLARQGVRVLLVEKRTFPRWKVCGCCLNAQAQAVLAAAGAGALIDSQGGVPLRRLQLGHRGQRATLTLPDGRALSRERFDQALVQAAVDAGAHFRESTTARLGPADPEARTLTLQRHGSPQILAVRAQVVLVAAGLAHRCLPAGEGGAPVIQSHARIGAGCVLAAPEAPYPAGSIHMAIARQGYVGLVRREDGQLNLAAAFDRQALQTPAGPECGGAAAAARAVLSSAGFAIPAGLEQARWQLTAALTRRAPVVAGERFLVLGDAAGYVEPFTGEGMAWALTAGAAAAPVVLAGLAGWSPALERRWQRELQRRVGRRQRLCRGLALVLRQPGATALAFALSQRLPALAEGLVGQLNHVAIPSRPLTPCP from the coding sequence ATGCTCGAGAGCCCTGAACACTGGGAGGCCGTGGTGGTGGGGGCGGGGCCGGCCGGAGCCCTGGCGGCCCTGCAGCTCGCCCGCCAGGGAGTGCGGGTGCTGCTGGTGGAGAAGCGGACCTTTCCCCGCTGGAAGGTGTGCGGCTGCTGCCTCAATGCCCAGGCCCAGGCGGTGCTGGCGGCGGCGGGGGCGGGCGCGCTGATCGACAGCCAGGGCGGGGTGCCCCTGCGGCGGCTGCAGCTGGGCCACCGGGGCCAGCGGGCAACACTCACCCTGCCGGATGGGCGGGCCCTCTCGCGGGAGCGGTTCGACCAGGCGCTGGTGCAGGCCGCGGTCGACGCCGGTGCCCACTTCCGGGAGAGCACCACCGCCCGCCTGGGCCCGGCCGACCCGGAGGCACGCACCCTGACGCTGCAGCGGCATGGCAGCCCCCAGATCCTGGCGGTGCGGGCGCAGGTGGTGCTGGTGGCCGCGGGCCTGGCCCACCGCTGCCTGCCTGCCGGCGAGGGCGGTGCCCCGGTCATCCAAAGCCACGCCCGGATCGGGGCAGGCTGCGTGCTGGCCGCGCCGGAGGCGCCCTATCCGGCCGGCAGCATCCACATGGCCATCGCGCGGCAGGGCTACGTGGGGCTGGTGCGGCGGGAGGACGGCCAGCTCAACCTGGCGGCCGCCTTCGATCGCCAGGCCCTGCAGACTCCAGCCGGCCCGGAGTGCGGGGGCGCAGCAGCGGCGGCCCGAGCCGTGCTCAGCAGCGCCGGCTTTGCCATTCCGGCCGGGCTGGAGCAGGCGCGCTGGCAGCTCACCGCCGCCCTCACCCGCCGGGCCCCGGTGGTGGCGGGGGAGCGCTTCCTGGTGCTGGGGGATGCGGCGGGCTACGTGGAGCCGTTCACCGGGGAAGGGATGGCCTGGGCCCTCACGGCCGGCGCCGCCGCCGCACCTGTGGTGCTGGCGGGGCTGGCGGGCTGGAGTCCGGCCCTGGAGCGGCGCTGGCAGCGGGAGCTGCAACGGCGGGTGGGCCGCCGCCAGCGGCTCTGCCGGGGTCTGGCCCTGGTGCTGCGCCAGCCGGGGGCCACCGCCCTGGCCTTTGCCCTCAGCCAGCGGCTGCCGGCCCTGGCCGAAGGGCTGGTGGGCCAGCTCAACCACGTGGCCATCCCCTCCCGTCCGCTGACGCCATGCCCCTGA
- a CDS encoding methyltransferase domain-containing protein, giving the protein MPAGQALGRRDRQPEVMDQPGLDPAEHARALAGLRRINGISGLAGSLLAPIEDLARRRPGAPLRVLELACGGGDTAIDLALLARRRGLNLELRACDLNPEAVRIAQANARRRGAAVELFCADALATPTADAADTADVVFCSLFLHHLPNADAERLLALMAQRARHLVLVNDLIRSRLGYALAWAGTRLLSRSWVVHTDGPLSVRAAFQPAEVLAMAERAGLAGASLQRCWPERYLLRWERP; this is encoded by the coding sequence ATGCCAGCGGGCCAGGCCCTGGGGCGGCGCGATCGCCAGCCGGAGGTGATGGATCAGCCCGGCCTGGATCCGGCCGAACACGCCCGTGCCCTGGCCGGGCTGCGGCGCATCAATGGCATCAGCGGCCTGGCAGGCAGCCTGCTGGCGCCGATCGAGGACCTGGCCCGGCGCCGCCCCGGCGCGCCGCTGCGGGTGCTGGAGCTGGCCTGTGGTGGCGGGGACACCGCCATCGACCTGGCCCTGCTAGCGAGGCGCCGGGGCCTGAACCTGGAGCTGCGCGCCTGCGACCTCAACCCGGAGGCGGTGCGGATCGCCCAGGCCAATGCCCGCCGGCGCGGCGCCGCGGTGGAGCTGTTCTGCGCCGATGCCCTGGCAACCCCAACAGCCGATGCGGCGGATACGGCCGATGTGGTGTTCTGCTCCCTGTTTCTGCACCACCTCCCCAACGCCGATGCTGAGCGGCTGCTGGCGCTGATGGCCCAGCGGGCCCGCCACCTGGTGCTGGTGAACGACCTGATCCGCAGCCGCCTGGGCTACGCCCTGGCCTGGGCCGGCACCCGCCTGCTCAGCCGCTCCTGGGTGGTGCACACCGATGGGCCCCTGTCGGTGCGGGCGGCCTTTCAGCCGGCGGAGGTGCTGGCCATGGCCGAGCGGGCCGGCCTGGCGGGGGCATCGCTGCAACGCTGCTGGCCCGAGCGTTACCTTCTGCGCTGGGAGCGCCCCTGA
- a CDS encoding ATP-dependent DNA ligase: protein MRRFAALYSALDASSGNNARVAALVAFFAASAPADAAWALHVLLGKQGRRLITGRRLREICLEGSPLPDWLFDDCYAHVGDSAETIALLWRQVAGDAPGPEASPARPDPDREPAHQPLQHWMEQLLPAAAALDGAEQAEAVRRLWQGLDPAELLVANKLLTGGLRVGVGQGLVLRALAQLSGLEEALLQHRLMGGFRPSAEAYQALLAPAEQGEAVPSRPYPFFLASPLELEASGDSAAAPLGGPASAWLVEWKFDGIRGQLIRRAGEAFLWSRGEELINAAFPELLAAAAALPNGTVLDGEILVWPLEAGQPAPFAQLQRRLGRKAAGKKLLAECPAAFVAYDLLEQGGDDWRQAPLSQRRAALEALIQQLPQATPTPGAGLLRLSPRLPLTAWEQLEPLRQQAAAAAAEGLMLKALDSPYLAGRRRGHWWKHKRDPFTLDAVLLYAQAGSGRRANLFTDYTFGLWDRSPAAGNQAGDDSAAQTPPQLVSFAKAYSGLDDAEITALDRWIRSHTTERFGPVRAVQPLQVFELAFEGLQRSTRHRSGIAVRFPRIARWRHDKPASEADSLATALALLEP, encoded by the coding sequence ATGCGCCGCTTCGCCGCCCTCTACAGCGCCCTGGATGCCAGCAGCGGCAACAACGCCCGGGTGGCGGCGCTGGTGGCCTTCTTCGCGGCGAGCGCGCCGGCCGATGCCGCCTGGGCCCTGCACGTGCTGCTGGGCAAGCAGGGCCGCCGCCTGATCACCGGCCGCCGCCTGCGTGAAATCTGCCTGGAGGGCTCCCCCCTGCCCGACTGGCTGTTCGACGACTGCTACGCCCACGTGGGCGATTCGGCCGAGACGATCGCCCTGCTCTGGCGGCAGGTGGCCGGAGACGCCCCGGGGCCGGAGGCCAGTCCTGCCAGGCCCGATCCCGACCGGGAGCCAGCCCACCAGCCCCTGCAGCACTGGATGGAGCAGCTGCTACCCGCCGCCGCCGCCCTCGACGGAGCCGAGCAGGCAGAGGCGGTGCGCCGGCTGTGGCAGGGACTCGACCCGGCCGAACTGCTGGTGGCCAACAAGCTGCTTACCGGCGGCCTGCGGGTGGGCGTGGGCCAGGGGCTGGTGCTGCGGGCGCTGGCCCAGCTCAGCGGCCTGGAGGAGGCGCTGCTGCAGCACCGGCTGATGGGCGGCTTCCGTCCCAGCGCCGAGGCCTACCAGGCCCTGCTGGCCCCCGCCGAGCAAGGCGAAGCGGTCCCCAGCCGGCCCTATCCCTTCTTTCTGGCCTCGCCGCTGGAGCTGGAGGCAAGCGGCGATTCGGCAGCGGCTCCCCTGGGCGGCCCCGCCAGCGCCTGGCTGGTGGAGTGGAAGTTCGACGGCATCCGCGGCCAGCTGATCCGCCGCGCCGGAGAAGCCTTCCTCTGGAGCCGCGGCGAGGAGCTGATCAATGCCGCCTTCCCCGAGCTGCTGGCCGCCGCCGCCGCCCTGCCGAACGGCACCGTGCTCGACGGCGAGATCCTGGTGTGGCCGCTCGAGGCCGGGCAGCCGGCGCCTTTCGCCCAGCTGCAGCGGCGCCTGGGCCGCAAGGCAGCGGGCAAGAAGCTTCTGGCCGAATGTCCAGCGGCGTTCGTGGCCTACGACCTGCTGGAGCAGGGGGGCGACGACTGGCGCCAGGCACCCCTGAGCCAGCGCCGCGCCGCCCTGGAGGCCCTGATCCAGCAGCTGCCGCAGGCGACACCCACGCCTGGCGCCGGGCTCCTGCGCCTCTCCCCCCGCCTGCCCCTGACGGCCTGGGAGCAACTGGAGCCGCTGCGCCAGCAGGCCGCCGCCGCCGCCGCCGAGGGACTGATGCTCAAGGCCCTCGATTCGCCCTACCTGGCCGGCCGCAGGCGCGGCCACTGGTGGAAGCACAAGCGCGACCCCTTCACGCTCGATGCCGTGCTGCTCTACGCCCAGGCCGGCAGCGGCCGCCGCGCCAACCTGTTCACCGACTACACCTTCGGGCTGTGGGACCGGTCCCCCGCTGCCGGCAACCAGGCCGGGGATGACAGCGCTGCCCAGACCCCGCCCCAGCTGGTGAGCTTCGCCAAGGCCTACTCCGGCCTCGACGACGCCGAGATCACCGCCCTCGACCGCTGGATCCGCAGCCACACCACCGAGCGCTTCGGGCCGGTGCGGGCGGTGCAGCCGCTGCAGGTGTTCGAGCTGGCCTTCGAGGGCCTGCAGCGCTCGACGCGCCACAGGAGCGGCATCGCCGTGCGCTTCCCCCGCATCGCCCGCTGGCGCCACGACAAGCCGGCCAGCGAAGCCGACAGCCTGGCCACCGCCCTGGCGCTGCTGGAACCCTGA
- a CDS encoding VapC toxin family PIN domain ribonuclease, producing the protein MGRALLDINVLIALLDQGHLLHRSATRWLERQLEHGWATCPITENGVVRIMAQPTYPNVQPAALVAARLAEACSHSSHVFWPEPISLLQEGLICWERLLGPRQITDAYLLALAVSQDGCFASFDQRISLDIVPSASSEHLCLIPCT; encoded by the coding sequence ATGGGCCGGGCCCTGCTCGACATCAACGTGTTGATCGCCCTGTTGGATCAGGGCCATCTGCTGCACCGGTCCGCCACCCGCTGGCTGGAACGACAGCTCGAGCACGGGTGGGCCACCTGCCCGATCACCGAGAACGGCGTGGTGCGGATCATGGCCCAACCGACCTACCCCAATGTGCAGCCGGCTGCCCTGGTAGCCGCCCGCCTGGCTGAAGCCTGCAGCCATTCCAGCCATGTGTTCTGGCCGGAGCCGATCAGCCTGCTGCAGGAGGGTTTGATCTGCTGGGAGCGGCTGTTGGGCCCACGCCAGATCACCGATGCCTACCTGTTGGCCCTGGCCGTGAGCCAGGACGGCTGCTTCGCCAGCTTCGATCAGCGCATCAGTCTCGACATCGTTCCTTCCGCCAGCAGTGAGCATCTCTGCCTGATTCCGTGCACCTGA
- a CDS encoding class I SAM-dependent methyltransferase: MAGLDFDGDYGRQYAATIRQSVPGYDTLLQLGASALAAACPQAATALVVGPGPGEELEGLLLALPQAQFSVVEPSAQMLAGCRQRVEVLGEGERTRWFAEPLEHCAALAGQRFDAVICHHVLHLLPPEEQEVLLRLLAAAVAPGGHLLLSSYSEAAEPEALERVLAVARCRWLQQGVPADRVELILASRNSRVFSLDAERLAAGLRAAGLEPPLQLFQALFSRLWISRRPA, from the coding sequence ATGGCCGGGCTTGACTTCGACGGCGACTACGGCCGCCAGTACGCCGCCACGATCCGCCAGTCGGTGCCGGGCTACGACACCCTGCTGCAGCTGGGGGCCAGCGCCCTGGCCGCCGCCTGCCCGCAGGCCGCCACGGCCCTGGTGGTGGGGCCTGGGCCCGGGGAGGAACTGGAGGGGCTGCTGCTGGCCCTGCCCCAGGCGCAGTTTTCGGTGGTGGAGCCCAGCGCCCAGATGCTGGCTGGCTGCCGCCAGCGGGTGGAGGTCCTGGGGGAGGGTGAGCGCACCCGTTGGTTCGCCGAACCCCTGGAGCACTGCGCCGCCCTGGCCGGCCAGCGCTTCGATGCGGTGATCTGCCACCACGTGCTGCACCTGCTGCCCCCCGAAGAGCAGGAGGTGCTGCTGCGTCTTCTCGCTGCCGCCGTGGCGCCGGGGGGCCACTTGCTGCTGAGCAGCTACAGCGAGGCTGCCGAACCCGAGGCATTGGAGCGGGTGCTGGCGGTGGCCCGCTGCCGCTGGCTGCAGCAGGGCGTGCCCGCCGACCGGGTGGAGCTGATCCTGGCCAGCCGCAACAGCCGCGTGTTCTCCCTCGACGCTGAGCGGCTGGCGGCAGGGCTGAGGGCAGCGGGCCTGGAGCCGCCGCTGCAGCTGTTCCAGGCCCTGTTCAGCCGGCTGTGGATCAGCCGCCGGCCGGCCTGA
- a CDS encoding cupin domain-containing protein, with protein sequence MGLARQIELLPRQAAMAGATLFSAPQPSHETLIAEVSSGARGELFCHRRQTDQLMVLRGAIDLIVLQAGSLRRITLREDEPTWVRIPPGVPHGAINGGRQPAVVVNAVLRHGPSDPRDYRPRPVPAALAPAWAALLAA encoded by the coding sequence ATGGGCCTCGCTCGCCAGATCGAACTCCTGCCCCGCCAGGCCGCCATGGCCGGCGCCACCCTGTTCAGCGCCCCCCAACCCAGCCACGAAACCCTGATCGCCGAGGTGAGCAGCGGCGCCCGCGGCGAACTGTTCTGCCACCGCCGCCAGACCGACCAGCTGATGGTGCTGCGCGGCGCCATCGACCTGATCGTGCTCCAGGCCGGCAGCCTGCGCCGCATCACCCTGCGGGAGGACGAACCCACCTGGGTGCGGATCCCGCCCGGGGTGCCCCATGGCGCCATCAACGGCGGCCGCCAGCCGGCCGTGGTGGTGAATGCCGTGCTGCGCCACGGCCCCAGCGACCCGCGCGACTACAGGCCCCGGCCCGTGCCCGCCGCCCTGGCGCCCGCCTGGGCCGCGCTGCTGGCAGCCTGA
- a CDS encoding ligase-associated DNA damage response exonuclease — translation MPLPPGSLLELTPQGLYCRAAAAWIDPWRPVPRALITHAHADHARPGCGEYWAVGASEGILRQRLGSEINLLPVDYGQLHRIGDARVSFHSAGHVLGSAQIRLEAGGESWLVSGDYKRCADPSCAPFEPVQANVFITEATFGLPIYRWQSGAAVAREILQWWQAAPERPSILFAYAFGKAQRLLAELAAIGVATGGQPGGAGNEILLHGAVEALMPAYREAGVHLPPTLPASAIPRGTSLAGRLVIAPPSAHRSPWMKRFKLPQTAFVSGWMAVRGARRRRGYERGFVLSDHADWPGLIQSVKGSGARQVYVTHGNSDGLARYLREVEGINAEPLEGAFVAERSDDIEPDGS, via the coding sequence ATGCCCCTGCCCCCCGGCAGCCTGCTGGAACTCACGCCCCAGGGCCTCTACTGCCGAGCGGCGGCGGCCTGGATCGACCCCTGGCGGCCGGTACCCCGCGCCCTGATCACCCACGCCCATGCCGACCACGCCCGCCCCGGCTGCGGCGAGTACTGGGCGGTGGGCGCCAGCGAGGGGATCCTGCGCCAGCGGCTCGGCTCTGAGATCAACCTGCTGCCGGTGGACTACGGCCAGCTGCACCGCATCGGCGACGCGCGGGTGTCGTTTCATTCGGCGGGCCATGTGCTCGGCAGCGCCCAGATCCGGCTGGAGGCCGGCGGCGAGAGCTGGCTGGTGAGCGGCGACTACAAGCGCTGCGCCGACCCCAGCTGCGCGCCCTTTGAGCCCGTGCAGGCCAACGTGTTCATCACGGAGGCCACCTTCGGGCTGCCGATCTACCGCTGGCAGAGCGGTGCCGCGGTGGCCCGCGAGATCCTGCAGTGGTGGCAGGCGGCGCCGGAGCGGCCCTCGATCCTGTTCGCCTATGCCTTCGGCAAAGCCCAGCGGCTGCTGGCCGAGCTGGCGGCGATCGGCGTGGCCACGGGCGGCCAACCCGGCGGCGCAGGCAACGAGATCCTGTTGCACGGCGCCGTGGAGGCGCTGATGCCGGCCTACCGGGAGGCGGGGGTGCACTTGCCGCCCACCCTGCCGGCCAGCGCCATCCCCCGCGGCACATCCCTGGCGGGGCGGCTGGTGATCGCGCCGCCCTCGGCCCACCGCTCGCCGTGGATGAAGCGCTTCAAGCTGCCGCAGACGGCCTTCGTGAGCGGCTGGATGGCCGTGCGCGGCGCCCGCCGCCGCCGCGGCTATGAGCGCGGTTTCGTGCTCTCCGACCACGCCGACTGGCCCGGCCTGATCCAGAGCGTGAAAGGCAGCGGCGCCCGCCAGGTGTACGTGACCCACGGCAACAGCGATGGCCTGGCCCGCTACCTGCGCGAGGTGGAGGGGATCAACGCTGAGCCCCTGGAGGGAGCGTTCGTCGCCGAGCGCAGTGACGACATCGAGCCAGACGGGTCATGA
- a CDS encoding nucleotidyltransferase domain-containing protein, with protein sequence MLSQACDWAECQQREHPELLALGVFGSYGRGDAGVGSDLDLVLILKECHEPIWERLRRWDTGNLPLACDLLVYSLEEWLTLPQWNPRLAKALHSDTRWLLGTAGSDRPLT encoded by the coding sequence GTGCTGAGCCAGGCCTGCGACTGGGCCGAGTGCCAGCAGCGGGAGCATCCCGAGCTGCTGGCCCTGGGGGTGTTTGGCTCCTACGGGCGCGGAGATGCCGGCGTCGGCAGCGACCTCGACCTGGTGCTGATCCTGAAGGAGTGCCACGAACCGATCTGGGAGCGGTTGCGCCGTTGGGACACAGGCAATCTGCCGCTTGCCTGCGATCTACTCGTATACAGCCTGGAGGAATGGCTCACACTGCCGCAGTGGAACCCGAGGCTGGCGAAGGCCCTGCACAGCGACACCCGTTGGCTGCTGGGGACGGCCGGAAGCGACAGGCCACTGACCTGA
- a CDS encoding HEPN domain-containing protein: MPDRSADWLEQGQRDLEQAEQSMQAGRHEWACFAAHQAAEKALKALNLSHGQQAWGHTLTRLWAALDSRTFQVAPPEDLEDRLRLLDGFYIPTRYPDSYPEGTPGEHFGRLQSEQALVHAGAIVSWVRVALASPS, from the coding sequence ATGCCCGATCGATCAGCAGACTGGTTGGAGCAGGGCCAGAGGGATCTTGAGCAGGCTGAACAATCGATGCAGGCCGGTCGCCACGAATGGGCCTGTTTCGCCGCGCACCAGGCAGCGGAGAAGGCACTCAAGGCCTTGAACCTCTCCCATGGTCAGCAGGCCTGGGGACATACCCTCACCCGGCTGTGGGCGGCGCTGGACAGCAGGACCTTTCAGGTCGCCCCGCCTGAGGATCTGGAAGACCGGTTGCGGCTGCTGGATGGCTTCTACATCCCCACCCGTTATCCCGACAGCTACCCGGAAGGCACACCGGGTGAGCATTTCGGCAGACTGCAGAGCGAGCAAGCCCTTGTCCATGCCGGAGCCATCGTCAGCTGGGTCCGTGTTGCACTGGCCAGCCCCAGCTGA
- a CDS encoding aldo/keto reductase has product MRTASFANGDRMPLLGLGTWKAAPGEVGAAVREAIRLGYRHIDCASVYANEPEVGQAIGEAIAAGEVRREELWITSKLWCNAHGQANVEPALRRTLADLGLEWLDLYLIHWPVPIKPGVAFPGSGDDLLPPAALPLADTWAGMEAVLELGLTRHIGVSNFSSRKLQELLTTARHQPEVNQVERHPLLQQPQLLAHCAAAGVHVTAYSPLGSGDRPAALKGADEPVLLENPVIGAIAAEHGCSPAQVLIAWQLQGGLSTIPKSVSAARLRQNLAAADLQLTPADLERIAGLDQHRRLVDGSFWLLEGSPWTLQRLWDEGWPGDPGIVSSVH; this is encoded by the coding sequence ATGCGCACCGCCAGCTTCGCCAATGGCGACCGCATGCCCCTGCTGGGGCTGGGCACCTGGAAAGCGGCTCCGGGTGAGGTGGGGGCGGCGGTGCGGGAGGCGATCCGGCTGGGCTATCGCCACATCGACTGCGCCAGCGTGTATGCCAACGAGCCGGAGGTGGGGCAGGCGATCGGCGAGGCCATCGCCGCCGGTGAGGTGCGCCGCGAGGAGCTGTGGATCACCTCCAAGCTCTGGTGCAATGCCCACGGCCAGGCCAACGTGGAACCGGCCCTGCGCCGCACCCTCGCCGATCTGGGCCTGGAGTGGCTGGATCTCTACCTGATCCACTGGCCGGTGCCGATCAAGCCCGGCGTGGCCTTTCCCGGCAGCGGCGACGACCTGCTGCCCCCGGCGGCGCTGCCGCTGGCCGACACCTGGGCGGGCATGGAGGCCGTGCTGGAGCTGGGGCTCACGCGCCACATCGGCGTGAGCAACTTTTCCAGCCGCAAGCTGCAGGAGCTGCTCACCACTGCCCGCCATCAGCCCGAGGTGAACCAGGTGGAACGCCACCCCCTGCTGCAGCAACCGCAGCTGCTGGCTCACTGCGCCGCCGCCGGCGTGCATGTCACCGCCTATTCCCCGCTCGGCTCAGGCGACCGGCCGGCCGCGCTCAAGGGTGCCGATGAGCCGGTGCTGCTGGAGAACCCCGTGATCGGCGCAATCGCTGCGGAGCACGGCTGCAGCCCCGCCCAGGTGCTGATCGCCTGGCAGCTGCAGGGCGGCCTCTCCACCATTCCCAAATCGGTGAGCGCGGCGCGGCTGCGGCAGAACCTGGCGGCAGCCGATCTGCAGCTCACGCCCGCCGATCTGGAGCGGATCGCCGGGCTGGATCAACACCGCCGCCTGGTGGATGGCTCCTTCTGGCTGCTGGAGGGCAGCCCCTGGACGCTGCAGCGCCTGTGGGATGAGGGGTGGCCTGGGGATCCAGGGATCGTGAGCTCCGTACATTGA
- a CDS encoding fructose-bisphosphate aldolase class I codes for MALDAFRDELAATAAALATAGKGLLAADESTGTIGKRFAAIGLDNTEEHRRAYRSLLATAHGLGEQISGVILFEETLFQDSVDADGRSGPPIVELFQQQDIIPGIKVDQGVEPLAGGLAGESWCTGLKGLAERAARYYARGARFAKWRAVLKISSTGCPSELAVRENAWGLARYARTVQEQGLVPIVEPEILMDGDHDIATTASVQEWVLRSTYEALAMNGVFLEGSLLKPSMTLAGADCPDPPSLEEVGAFTVRTLSRSVPVAVPAILFLSGGLSEEDASLCLNVINQTASQGYAPWHLGFSFGRALQHSCLSHWGGSDLAAGQAALLARARANGAASRGDYVPGSEPSDDASLFVADYSY; via the coding sequence ATGGCGCTGGATGCGTTTCGCGATGAACTGGCCGCCACGGCTGCCGCCCTGGCCACGGCCGGCAAGGGCCTGCTGGCCGCCGACGAATCCACCGGCACGATCGGCAAGCGCTTCGCGGCGATCGGCCTGGACAACACCGAGGAGCACCGCCGCGCCTACCGCAGCCTGCTGGCCACGGCCCACGGCCTGGGCGAGCAGATCAGTGGCGTGATCCTGTTCGAGGAAACCCTGTTCCAGGACAGCGTGGATGCCGACGGCCGCAGCGGGCCGCCGATCGTGGAGCTGTTCCAGCAGCAGGACATCATCCCCGGCATCAAGGTGGACCAGGGGGTGGAACCCCTGGCGGGCGGACTGGCGGGCGAGAGCTGGTGCACCGGCCTCAAGGGCCTGGCCGAGCGCGCCGCCCGCTATTACGCGCGCGGGGCCCGCTTCGCCAAGTGGCGGGCCGTGCTGAAGATCAGCTCCACGGGCTGCCCCAGCGAACTGGCGGTGCGGGAGAACGCCTGGGGGCTGGCCCGCTACGCCCGCACGGTGCAGGAGCAGGGGCTGGTGCCGATCGTGGAGCCCGAGATCCTGATGGATGGCGACCACGACATCGCCACCACCGCCTCGGTGCAGGAATGGGTGCTGCGCAGCACCTATGAAGCGCTGGCGATGAACGGGGTGTTCCTGGAGGGCAGCCTGCTCAAGCCCTCGATGACCCTGGCCGGCGCCGATTGCCCCGATCCCCCCAGCCTGGAGGAGGTGGGCGCCTTCACCGTGCGCACCCTCAGCCGCAGCGTGCCGGTGGCGGTGCCGGCGATCCTGTTCCTGAGCGGCGGCCTCAGCGAGGAGGACGCCAGCCTCTGCCTGAACGTGATCAACCAGACGGCCAGCCAGGGCTACGCCCCCTGGCACCTGGGCTTCTCCTTCGGTCGGGCGCTGCAGCACTCCTGCCTCAGCCACTGGGGCGGCAGCGACCTGGCGGCCGGCCAGGCGGCCCTGCTGGCCCGCGCCCGCGCCAACGGCGCCGCCAGCCGCGGCGACTACGTGCCCGGCAGCGAACCCTCCGACGACGCCAGCCTGTTCGTGGCGGATTACAGCTACTAG
- the nadA gene encoding quinolinate synthase NadA, with amino-acid sequence MVFAAAQSTAPALTPAELRAEIERLRRERNAVILAHYYQDDAIQDIADFIGDSLELARKAASTTADVIVFCGVHFMAETAKILNPTKTVLLPDLAAGCSLADACPADAFAAFRAAHPEHIAVSYINCSAAVKANSDLICTSSNAVDLVKQLPADRPILFGPDENLGRWVQAQSGRPLTLWPGSCQVHVAFSEQALLQLKLEHPGAEVLAHPECQQHLLDLADFIGSTSKLLHRAEESPAQSFIVLTEPGILHQMRLKVPGKHFFEVPGADGCSCNACPYMRLNTLEKLWQCLDRMEPEIVMEEALRLRALAPIETMLAMSR; translated from the coding sequence TTGGTTTTCGCGGCTGCCCAGAGCACAGCTCCAGCGCTCACACCGGCGGAGCTGCGGGCCGAGATCGAGCGGCTGCGGCGCGAGCGCAACGCCGTGATCCTGGCGCACTACTACCAGGACGACGCCATTCAGGACATCGCCGACTTCATCGGCGACTCCCTGGAGCTGGCCCGCAAGGCCGCCAGCACCACCGCCGATGTGATCGTGTTCTGCGGCGTGCACTTCATGGCCGAGACGGCCAAGATCCTCAATCCCACCAAAACAGTGCTGCTGCCGGATCTGGCCGCCGGCTGCTCCCTGGCCGACGCCTGCCCGGCCGACGCCTTCGCCGCCTTCCGCGCCGCCCATCCCGAGCACATCGCCGTGAGCTACATCAACTGCTCAGCGGCGGTGAAGGCCAACAGCGACCTGATCTGCACCAGCAGCAACGCCGTGGACCTGGTGAAGCAGCTGCCCGCCGATCGGCCGATTCTGTTCGGCCCGGATGAAAACCTGGGCCGCTGGGTGCAGGCCCAGAGCGGCCGGCCGCTCACCCTCTGGCCCGGCAGCTGCCAGGTGCACGTGGCCTTCAGCGAGCAGGCCCTGCTGCAGCTCAAGCTCGAGCACCCCGGCGCCGAGGTGCTGGCCCATCCCGAATGTCAGCAGCACCTGCTGGATCTGGCCGACTTCATCGGCTCCACCAGCAAGCTGCTGCATCGCGCCGAGGAGAGCCCGGCCCAGAGCTTCATCGTGCTCACCGAGCCGGGGATCCTGCACCAGATGCGGCTGAAGGTGCCCGGCAAACACTTCTTCGAGGTACCCGGCGCCGACGGCTGCAGCTGCAACGCCTGCCCCTACATGCGGCTGAACACCCTGGAGAAGCTGTGGCAGTGCCTCGATCGGATGGAGCCCGAAATCGTGATGGAGGAGGCGCTGCGGCTCAGGGCCCTGGCGCCGATCGAGACGATGCTGGCGATGAGCCGCTAG